GGCACGACGCACATCCACGGAGCCTCTTGAATCCCAGCGGGAGCAGCGTGCGGATCGGCTGTCGTTTCCTGGGGAGCCATGAAGGCGCGGATCGGAATGGGAATCAGATAGGCGATGTTCAACAGCGAGCTGATCATCAGCGCGGCGGTCAGCAAATAGTGCTGCGTTTCGACGGTGCCAACCGCGAGGAACCATTTGCTCCAGACGCCGCCACCAGGAGGCAAGCCGATAATGCTGAGCGATGCGATCAGAAACGCTGCAAACGTGAAGGGCATCTGTCGCCCCAGCCCTTGCATCTGGCTGATCTTCTTTTTGTGGGTCGCCACGTAGATCGCACCGGCACAAAAGAACAAGGTGATCTTGCCGACGGCGTGCATCGCGATATGCATCCCACCGCCGATCACGCTGGCGGGCGTCGCCAAGGCGGCCCCAAGCGAAATGTATGCAAGTTGGCTGATCGTCGAATAAGCGAGCCTCGCCTTCAGGCTGTCCTTCGTCATCGCAACGAGCGAAGCGGTCACCAGCGTTCCCGCGGCGACATAGGCTAGCCAGATGCTGACGCTCGTCGTTCGCAGCAGATCAATACCGAAGATGAAGACAGCGACTTTAAGGACCGAAAAGACGCCGACTTTCACGACAGCCACCGCGTGCAGTAGAGCACTGACGGGCGTGGGTGCGACCATCGCCGCTGGTAGCCAGCGGTGGAACGGCATCAAGGCAGCTTTGCCGATTCCAAACGCAAACAGCCCCAGCAAAACGCCGAGTTGTGTTTCGGTGATCTTCCCATCGGCCAAGGGCTCGGCCAGGATTCCGCCCAATCGAAAGTCGAGTGTGCCGGCGATGTTCGACGTCCAAGCGATCGCAAACATGAAGAACGCAACCGAAGTCGAAAGCAGGATCCCCAAGTAGACGCGGCCTCCGTTACGAGCCTCGCGGGTGCCGTGGTGCGTGACCAACGGGTAGGTGGAGATCGTCATGATTTCGTAAGCGACAAACAGCGTGAACAGGTTCGCGGAAAAGGCGGCTGCCAAAGCTGCGAAGATCGCCGCGGCAAAGCAGGCGAAGAACCGCGTCTGGTGCGATTCGTGGTTGCCACGCATGTAGCCCGCGGCATAAACGGTCGTCAAAATCCAAAGCCCCGACGCGACCAAGGCGAACAGCATCCCCAGCGGTTCGACCGTAAAAGCGATCTCGAACCCAGGGATCATTTCACCGATATGCCACTCGGGACGTCCGCCGGCAAAAACGTGTGATGCCAACAGGCAGGTGATGCCAAACAGCGCGATCGCGATCGTCAGCGAAGCGGCTTCGCGCACGTTCGGCAGCTTGCCAAACAGGAAGACCAGACCGACGCCGATCAACGGCAATCCCATCGCCAGGATCAGAAGGTTTTCAGGAGTCATCAGGGGGTTCCTCCCAACAAACCGATCGCAGCAAATTGAGCCAAGCCGGCCGAATAGACGGTCCAAACGCCAAAGACCAACGTCGATCCAACCACCAGATAGGTCGGAATCAACATTCGCAGCGGCGGTTCGGTCGCTTGGCCCGCGATCTCCGTCGGTTCGTTAAAGTACAACGTCTCGACGACTCGCCAGATATAAAGCAACGCCAACAGAGAACTCAGCAGCATCAAGATGCCGACCGGCCAAGCTCCCGAATCGATGACCGCCGTCAACAACATCCACTTGCTGACAAAGCCGGCGGTCACGGGAACACCGATCAAACCGAGGCCGCCGACGGTCCAGGCCAGCGCGGTCCAAGGCATCGTCCGCCCGGCGCCCCGCCAATCGCTCAATTGGCTCGATCCCAATCGCAGCGTAAAGCAACCAACGACCATAAACAGACCACCTTTGATGATCGCATGGTTAAACATGTGAACGATCCCGGCGGACAGTCCCGCTTCGTTGCTGATACTGATCCCCAACAACATGTATCCGACTTGGGCGATGCTGGAGAAAGCGAGGATGCGTTTGACATCTTGTTGATAGATCGCAGCGAGCGAGGCGGCGAAGATGCCGACGATCGCCATCATCATCAGCCCCTTGGCCAACGGCAATTCGACAAACGCAAACTGCGGCGAGATGATTCCAAAGACGATGCGAATGAACGTGTAGACCGAGACTTTGGTCGCCGTCGCCGCGATAAAGCAGGTGACGACCGAGGGGGCGTAGGTGTACGCTCCGGGCAGCCAGGTGTGCAGCGGAAAGACCGCCATCTTGATACACAAACCGATCGTTAAAAAAGCAAACGCCACCAACCCGGTGCGGGTCTGCAAACCGACCGGCAACCGCTGGGCGATGTCGGCCATATTTAACGTCCCGGTCATCTGATAGATCAGCCCGATTCCGATCAGAATAAACGTGGCCCCCACGGTCCCCAGGATCAAATACTGAAGAGCGGCCAACGGTGCGCGGCGGGTTCGCCCCAGACTGATCAATGCGTA
Above is a genomic segment from Rosistilla ulvae containing:
- a CDS encoding proton-conducting transporter transmembrane domain-containing protein, which produces MTPENLLILAMGLPLIGVGLVFLFGKLPNVREAASLTIAIALFGITCLLASHVFAGGRPEWHIGEMIPGFEIAFTVEPLGMLFALVASGLWILTTVYAAGYMRGNHESHQTRFFACFAAAIFAALAAAFSANLFTLFVAYEIMTISTYPLVTHHGTREARNGGRVYLGILLSTSVAFFMFAIAWTSNIAGTLDFRLGGILAEPLADGKITETQLGVLLGLFAFGIGKAALMPFHRWLPAAMVAPTPVSALLHAVAVVKVGVFSVLKVAVFIFGIDLLRTTSVSIWLAYVAAGTLVTASLVAMTKDSLKARLAYSTISQLAYISLGAALATPASVIGGGMHIAMHAVGKITLFFCAGAIYVATHKKKISQMQGLGRQMPFTFAAFLIASLSIIGLPPGGGVWSKWFLAVGTVETQHYLLTAALMISSLLNIAYLIPIPIRAFMAPQETTADPHAAPAGIQEAPWMCVVPLCLTAALSIVLFFTAGSIYEVLLPLVSSQ
- a CDS encoding monovalent cation/H+ antiporter subunit D family protein is translated as MIAQNLPVLLIVVPLIAAPLCVLIGNRKLVYLLALAVACAVFAMSVGLMAEVVRSGPIHYNIGNWAPPYGIEYVVDGLSGFVLLFVSAIGAVVLLYAPPSVEAEIPASKHYLFYATYLLCLTGLLGICITGDLFNVFVFLEISSLSSYALISLGRTRRAPLAALQYLILGTVGATFILIGIGLIYQMTGTLNMADIAQRLPVGLQTRTGLVAFAFLTIGLCIKMAVFPLHTWLPGAYTYAPSVVTCFIAATATKVSVYTFIRIVFGIISPQFAFVELPLAKGLMMMAIVGIFAASLAAIYQQDVKRILAFSSIAQVGYMLLGISISNEAGLSAGIVHMFNHAIIKGGLFMVVGCFTLRLGSSQLSDWRGAGRTMPWTALAWTVGGLGLIGVPVTAGFVSKWMLLTAVIDSGAWPVGILMLLSSLLALLYIWRVVETLYFNEPTEIAGQATEPPLRMLIPTYLVVGSTLVFGVWTVYSAGLAQFAAIGLLGGTP